The proteins below are encoded in one region of Syntrophotalea carbinolica DSM 2380:
- a CDS encoding L-lactate MFS transporter gives MPISKKYAPYVYIIAGMAIFVCMGTIYSWSVFRKPLEDLFGIGATQSGWPYMLFLCFYALAMPFAGGLIERLGPGRTTLIGGAILSAAWFVSGSATGITTLSLTYGVFGGIGVGLIYGAPLAVAARWFPRKKGLAVGLTLAGFGLSPFLTAPVAVRLIESYGVLPTFRIFGVVFFLCITVLAFFLRFPDKPPVGQSAESQAAAMADTDTMDMLKTRSFYGLWICYAIGTFAGLMAISVTSPVAQEIIRLKPETAAFAVSAFAVFNALGRPLFGSLTDRFGTRAAIGMSYILITAASICLLVAGSGDAGIYFVAFSLLWLALGGWLAIAPVSTVNLFGALHYCKNYGFVFTAYGAGALAGGLTSGLIKDHFGSYQYAFYVTAAMALAGIAINLIAIPRNIRRTEP, from the coding sequence ATGCCCATCAGTAAAAAGTATGCTCCGTATGTCTATATCATCGCCGGCATGGCGATTTTTGTATGCATGGGGACCATCTATTCATGGAGCGTTTTCAGGAAACCCCTGGAGGACCTTTTCGGTATCGGTGCCACCCAGAGCGGCTGGCCCTACATGCTGTTTCTCTGTTTCTATGCCTTGGCCATGCCCTTTGCCGGCGGTCTTATCGAAAGACTGGGACCGGGGCGAACCACATTGATCGGAGGGGCCATCCTTTCCGCGGCATGGTTCGTCTCGGGATCGGCGACGGGGATCACAACCCTGTCGCTCACCTACGGGGTGTTCGGAGGGATCGGGGTCGGCCTGATCTACGGGGCTCCCCTGGCGGTGGCGGCCCGGTGGTTTCCACGCAAAAAAGGCCTGGCCGTTGGCCTGACCTTGGCCGGATTCGGGCTATCGCCGTTTCTTACGGCCCCCGTCGCCGTGCGTCTCATCGAAAGCTATGGCGTTTTGCCAACCTTTCGCATCTTCGGCGTGGTCTTCTTTTTATGTATCACCGTGCTGGCTTTTTTCCTGCGGTTTCCGGACAAACCGCCCGTCGGGCAATCCGCGGAGTCCCAGGCCGCTGCCATGGCGGACACGGATACCATGGACATGCTTAAAACCCGATCCTTTTACGGACTCTGGATCTGCTACGCCATCGGCACCTTCGCCGGTCTTATGGCCATCTCGGTCACCAGTCCCGTAGCTCAGGAAATCATCCGCCTGAAACCGGAAACAGCCGCCTTTGCGGTATCGGCCTTTGCCGTATTCAATGCCCTGGGTCGCCCCCTGTTCGGATCCCTGACCGACAGATTCGGCACCCGTGCCGCCATAGGCATGTCGTACATCCTCATCACCGCGGCTTCGATATGTCTGCTGGTGGCCGGGTCCGGGGACGCGGGCATTTACTTCGTGGCTTTTTCCCTGCTCTGGCTGGCCCTCGGCGGCTGGTTGGCCATCGCCCCCGTGTCGACGGTCAATCTGTTCGGCGCCCTGCACTATTGCAAAAACTACGGATTCGTATTCACCGCTTACGGAGCCGGTGCTCTCGCTGGCGGATTGACGTCCGGCCTGATCAAAGATCATTTCGGCAGTTATCAATACGCCTTTTACGTAACGGCTGCCATGGCCTTGGCCGGAATCGCCATCAACCTGATCGCCATTCCCCGCAACATCCGGCGGACTGAGCCCTGA
- the purE gene encoding 5-(carboxyamino)imidazole ribonucleotide mutase, with protein MNPKVLIVMGSDSDCPVMEETAKILEQFAIPYEMRIASAHRTPQKTAALVEGAADRGIQVIIAAAGLAAHLPGVVAAGTILPVIGVPMGGGPLNGVDALYAIVQMPGGIPVATTAIGKAGAKNAALLAAQILALGDAELSGKLLAYRQQMATEVEAKDRKLQERR; from the coding sequence ATGAACCCCAAGGTGTTGATCGTCATGGGCAGCGATTCCGACTGCCCGGTAATGGAAGAAACCGCCAAAATCCTCGAACAATTCGCTATCCCCTACGAAATGCGCATCGCCTCGGCTCATCGCACGCCGCAAAAAACCGCCGCTCTGGTCGAAGGCGCCGCCGACCGAGGCATTCAGGTCATTATCGCTGCGGCCGGTCTCGCCGCCCACCTGCCGGGCGTGGTTGCAGCGGGCACCATTCTGCCGGTCATCGGCGTACCCATGGGTGGTGGCCCTCTCAACGGCGTGGACGCTCTGTACGCCATCGTCCAGATGCCCGGAGGCATCCCCGTGGCCACCACCGCCATCGGCAAAGCCGGCGCCAAAAACGCCGCCCTGCTCGCGGCTCAGATCCTTGCCCTCGGCGATGCGGAATTGTCCGGCAAACTTCTGGCCTACCGGCAGCAGATGGCCACCGAGGTTGAAGCGAAGGACCGCAAACTCCAGGAACGCCGCTAG
- the nifJ gene encoding pyruvate:ferredoxin (flavodoxin) oxidoreductase, protein MTRQKVSIDGNTAAAHVAHATNEVIAIYPITPSSNMGEISDIKSAQGEKNIWGTVPLVTEMQSEAGAAGAVHGALQAGALTTTFTASQGLLLMIPNMFKIAGELTPTVFHVSARAIAAQALSIFGDHSDVMACRSTGFAMLSSNNPQEVMDFALIAQAATLRSRVPFLHFFDGFRTSHEIQKIEELTFDDMHAMLDEDLIADHRARALSPDHPVLRGTSQNPDVYFQGRETVNRFYRATPGIVQEEMDKLAGLTGRQYRLVDYVGAPDAEKVIVLMGSGADTVHETVEAMNAAGEKVGMLKIRLYRPFPAEAFLAALPASVRKIAVLDRTKEPGSLGEPLYLDVRGAIAEAAATASVPTVVGGRYGLGSKEFTPAMVKAVYDNLDLAEPKNHFVVGIEDDVCGTSLPVDASYSNDASGIYSAMFYGLASDGTVGANKNSIKIIGDLTDNHVQAYFVYDSKKAGTITTSHLRFGKTPLRSPYLVSNADFVACHNFTFLEKCDMLSKAKPGAMFLLNSLFDKDTVWEQIPREVQQQIIDKNLRLFVINAVDIAEKIGLGGRINVIMQTAFFKITGILPMDTALDAIKDAIRKTYGKAGEKVVDMNCRAADAALNDIAEVTIPATADSALCKPPLVTPGAPAFVQDVVATIIAGQGDSLPVSSMPADGTFPTATSRYEKRNIALEIPVWDEHLCVQCGLCSFVCPHATLRMKIYDASYLEQAPQTFRTVDARGAEFEGNKFTLQVAPEDCVGCGICVEVCPVKDRQDASRKALNMQFKVPLREQEAVNWDFFMALPETDPAKVKRDTLKGSQLLKPLFEFSGACSGCGETPYLKLMSQLFGDRALIANATGCTSIYGGNLPTTPWATRDDGRGPAWSNSLFEDTAEFGFGMRLAVDKFSEAAGELLAQIIDCNCAGCPADKDLLLAIRDADQSTQVAIEEQRARVAQLKQVLANCDDPASKRLATLADYLVKKSVWCVGGDGWAYDIGYGGLDHVIATDKNVNLLVLDTEVYSNTGGQASKSTPLGAVAQFAAGGKNMPKKDLGMMAMSYGTAYVASVSLSNPAQAIKAFMEAEAFDGPSIIIAYAHCIAHGIDMTKGIDTQKKAVSCGHWPLYRYNPERAAKDLNPLQLDSKAPTLSFGEFADTQNRFRALKKVNPDAAGELIERADAWARRRFALYQKLAD, encoded by the coding sequence TTCCAACATGGGGGAAATATCGGATATCAAAAGTGCCCAGGGCGAAAAAAATATCTGGGGGACGGTACCCCTGGTTACGGAAATGCAATCGGAGGCCGGAGCGGCCGGGGCCGTCCACGGCGCCCTGCAGGCCGGCGCCCTGACCACGACCTTCACGGCCAGCCAGGGTTTGCTATTGATGATCCCCAACATGTTTAAAATCGCCGGCGAACTGACCCCGACGGTATTCCATGTCTCGGCACGGGCCATCGCCGCCCAGGCCCTGTCGATCTTTGGCGATCATTCCGACGTCATGGCCTGCCGTTCCACCGGATTCGCCATGCTCTCCTCCAACAACCCCCAGGAGGTTATGGACTTCGCTCTCATTGCGCAGGCCGCCACCCTGCGTTCACGTGTTCCCTTCCTGCACTTTTTCGATGGATTCCGCACCTCCCACGAAATCCAGAAAATCGAAGAGCTCACCTTCGACGACATGCATGCCATGCTCGACGAGGACCTGATCGCCGACCACCGGGCCCGGGCCCTGTCGCCGGACCATCCGGTGCTTCGCGGGACCTCGCAAAATCCGGATGTCTATTTCCAGGGACGGGAAACCGTCAATCGCTTCTACCGGGCCACTCCCGGCATCGTCCAGGAAGAAATGGATAAACTCGCCGGGCTTACCGGGCGCCAGTACCGCCTGGTCGATTACGTCGGTGCTCCGGATGCCGAAAAGGTCATCGTCCTGATGGGCTCCGGCGCCGATACGGTGCACGAAACCGTCGAAGCCATGAACGCCGCCGGCGAAAAGGTCGGCATGCTCAAGATCCGCCTCTACCGCCCCTTCCCCGCGGAGGCCTTCCTTGCAGCCCTGCCCGCCTCGGTGCGCAAAATCGCGGTACTGGACCGCACCAAAGAGCCCGGCTCCCTCGGCGAACCGCTGTACCTCGACGTGCGCGGCGCCATCGCCGAAGCAGCCGCCACGGCATCCGTACCGACCGTCGTCGGCGGACGTTACGGTCTCGGATCCAAGGAATTCACCCCCGCCATGGTCAAGGCGGTTTACGACAACCTGGATCTTGCCGAACCGAAAAACCATTTCGTCGTCGGCATCGAGGACGATGTCTGCGGCACCAGTCTCCCCGTCGATGCCTCCTACAGCAACGACGCTTCGGGGATTTACTCGGCCATGTTCTACGGTCTCGCCTCCGACGGCACCGTCGGCGCCAACAAGAACTCCATCAAGATCATCGGCGACCTGACGGACAACCATGTGCAGGCCTACTTCGTCTACGACTCCAAAAAAGCCGGCACGATCACGACTTCGCATCTGCGCTTCGGCAAGACCCCGCTGCGTTCGCCGTACCTGGTCAGCAACGCCGACTTCGTCGCCTGCCACAACTTCACCTTCCTGGAGAAGTGCGACATGCTCTCCAAGGCCAAGCCCGGCGCGATGTTCCTGCTGAACTCCCTGTTCGACAAGGATACGGTCTGGGAGCAGATCCCCCGCGAGGTGCAGCAACAGATTATCGACAAAAACCTGCGGCTGTTCGTCATCAACGCCGTGGACATCGCAGAAAAGATCGGTCTGGGCGGGCGTATCAACGTCATCATGCAGACCGCGTTCTTCAAGATTACCGGCATCCTGCCCATGGATACGGCCCTGGACGCCATCAAGGATGCGATCCGCAAAACCTACGGCAAAGCCGGGGAAAAAGTGGTGGATATGAACTGCCGTGCCGCCGATGCCGCCCTGAACGACATCGCCGAGGTGACCATCCCGGCAACGGCCGACAGCGCTCTTTGCAAACCGCCGCTGGTGACTCCCGGGGCCCCGGCCTTCGTGCAGGATGTGGTCGCCACCATCATCGCCGGCCAGGGCGACAGTCTGCCGGTATCGAGCATGCCGGCGGACGGCACCTTCCCCACCGCCACCTCCCGTTACGAAAAGCGCAACATCGCCCTGGAAATTCCGGTGTGGGACGAGCACCTTTGCGTCCAATGCGGTCTGTGCTCCTTCGTCTGCCCCCATGCAACCCTGCGCATGAAAATCTATGATGCCTCCTACCTGGAGCAGGCACCGCAGACCTTCCGCACTGTCGATGCTCGCGGCGCGGAATTCGAGGGGAATAAATTCACCCTGCAGGTGGCTCCCGAGGATTGCGTCGGTTGCGGTATCTGCGTCGAAGTGTGCCCGGTCAAAGACCGCCAGGATGCTTCCCGCAAAGCCCTGAACATGCAATTCAAGGTGCCCCTGCGTGAGCAGGAAGCTGTCAACTGGGATTTCTTCATGGCCCTGCCCGAAACCGATCCGGCCAAGGTCAAGCGCGACACCCTGAAGGGCAGCCAGTTGCTGAAACCGTTGTTCGAATTCTCCGGCGCCTGCTCGGGCTGCGGCGAAACACCTTATCTCAAACTTATGTCCCAGTTGTTCGGCGACCGTGCGCTGATCGCCAATGCCACCGGCTGCACCTCCATTTACGGCGGCAATCTGCCGACCACTCCCTGGGCCACCCGCGATGACGGACGGGGCCCGGCCTGGTCCAACTCCCTGTTCGAGGACACGGCGGAATTCGGTTTCGGTATGCGCCTGGCGGTGGATAAATTCAGCGAAGCCGCCGGCGAACTGCTGGCCCAGATTATCGATTGCAACTGTGCCGGCTGCCCGGCCGACAAGGACCTTTTGCTGGCCATCCGAGATGCCGACCAATCCACCCAGGTCGCTATCGAGGAGCAACGTGCCCGGGTCGCGCAACTCAAACAGGTGCTGGCCAACTGCGACGATCCGGCCTCCAAGCGTCTCGCCACCCTTGCCGATTACCTGGTGAAAAAATCGGTATGGTGTGTCGGCGGCGACGGCTGGGCCTACGACATCGGCTACGGCGGCCTGGATCATGTTATCGCCACGGACAAGAACGTCAACCTGCTGGTACTCGACACGGAAGTCTACTCCAACACCGGCGGTCAGGCTTCCAAGTCGACTCCCCTTGGCGCCGTGGCCCAGTTTGCCGCAGGCGGCAAAAACATGCCCAAAAAAGACCTCGGCATGATGGCCATGTCTTACGGCACCGCCTACGTGGCCAGCGTCTCCCTGTCCAATCCGGCCCAGGCCATCAAGGCCTTCATGGAGGCGGAAGCGTTTGACGGACCGTCCATCATCATTGCCTATGCCCACTGCATCGCCCATGGCATCGATATGACTAAAGGGATCGACACCCAGAAAAAAGCGGTATCCTGCGGCCACTGGCCCCTGTACCGCTACAACCCGGAGCGGGCCGCTAAGGACCTGAACCCGCTGCAACTCGACAGCAAGGCACCGACCCTCTCCTTCGGGGAGTTTGCCGACACCCAGAACCGCTTCCGGGCGCTGAAAAAGGTCAATCCCGATGCGGCCGGCGAGCTTATCGAGCGGGCCGACGCCTGGGCCCGTCGCCGTTTCGCCCTTTATCAAAAACTGGCGGATTAA